A genomic stretch from Flavobacterium humidisoli includes:
- a CDS encoding 30S ribosomal protein S16: MSVKIRLQRHGKKGKPFYWVVAADARSKRDGKYLEKIGTYNPNTNPATVELNLDSAVKWLHNGAQPTDTARAILSYKGALLKHHLDGGVRKGALTQEQADAKLTAWLESKAGKVDAKKDGLSKAKADAKAKSLKAEQEVNAKRVADAAAAQAEAEAAAQATEATEEVAEATEEAPAAEENNETTEA; encoded by the coding sequence ATGTCAGTAAAAATTAGATTACAAAGACACGGTAAAAAAGGAAAACCTTTTTACTGGGTAGTAGCTGCAGATGCACGCTCAAAAAGAGATGGTAAATACTTAGAGAAAATCGGTACTTACAACCCAAACACTAACCCAGCAACTGTTGAGTTAAACCTTGACAGCGCAGTAAAATGGTTACACAATGGTGCTCAACCAACTGATACTGCAAGAGCAATCCTTTCTTACAAAGGTGCTTTATTGAAACACCACCTTGATGGAGGAGTTCGTAAAGGCGCTTTAACACAAGAGCAAGCAGATGCTAAATTAACTGCTTGGTTAGAATCAAAAGCTGGTAAAGTTGATGCTAAAAAAGATGGTTTATCTAAAGCAAAAGCTGATGCTAAAGCAAAATCTTTAAAAGCTGAGCAAGAAGTTAACGCTAAACGTGTTGCTGATGCTGCTGCTGCACAAGCGGAAGCTGAAGCTGCTGCACAAGCTACTGAGGCTACTGAAGAAGTTGCTGAAGCTACTGAAGAAGCTCCTGCTGCTGAAGAGAATAACGAAACAACTGAAGCATAA